A region from the Pelagovum pacificum genome encodes:
- a CDS encoding FliM/FliN family flagellar motor switch protein yields the protein MNDESWTEPTEGGPLRDVPIEVTVAVGRARPSVGELLALTENAVLPLDKTIDDPVDLYVGDRLIARGELQEMEGGEPGQLAIRLTEVVGAAVGQT from the coding sequence ATGAATGACGAAAGCTGGACCGAACCGACAGAGGGCGGCCCGCTCCGCGACGTGCCGATCGAAGTCACCGTCGCGGTTGGCCGGGCGCGGCCCTCGGTCGGCGAACTGCTCGCCCTGACGGAGAATGCGGTGCTGCCGCTCGACAAGACGATCGACGATCCTGTCGATCTCTATGTCGGGGACCGCCTGATCGCCCGCGGCGAACTGCAGGAGATGGAAGGCGGGGAGCCGGGTCAGCTCGCCATCCGCCTGACCGAAGTGGTCGGCGCCGCCGTCGGTCAGACCTGA
- a CDS encoding FliH/SctL family protein — protein MAQALRLECFDRHTAEPAPEPPASPALGYEDGFATGREAGLAEAQEEQARLTEDVALKFSELAFTLEEARSGVLASLEPMLRGLVDTLVPELARASLSPWVVEAIMDAARADSRAPIALLVSEEAHAALSAIAEQQKGLRISVDATATLGGGEVLIRTPERETMLDLDRLVTEIGEALQNLFTEPTTRVANE, from the coding sequence ATGGCACAGGCCCTGCGTCTGGAATGTTTCGACCGCCACACGGCAGAACCGGCGCCAGAGCCGCCAGCATCGCCGGCTCTCGGCTACGAAGACGGGTTCGCCACGGGTCGGGAAGCCGGATTGGCCGAGGCGCAAGAGGAACAGGCCCGCCTGACCGAAGACGTCGCCCTCAAATTCTCGGAACTCGCCTTCACGCTGGAGGAGGCGCGGTCCGGCGTCCTCGCCTCGCTCGAACCAATGTTGCGTGGGCTCGTCGACACCCTGGTACCGGAGCTGGCGCGCGCCAGCCTCTCCCCCTGGGTGGTCGAGGCAATCATGGACGCAGCGCGCGCCGATTCCCGCGCGCCCATCGCCTTGCTGGTCTCGGAAGAGGCCCACGCAGCGCTGTCCGCCATCGCGGAGCAGCAGAAGGGCCTGCGCATTTCCGTGGATGCCACTGCGACGCTCGGCGGGGGAGAGGTGCTGATCCGCACCCCCGAACGCGAGACGATGCTCGATCTCGACCGCCTCGTGACGGAGATCGGCGAGGCGCTTCAGAACCTGTTCACCGAACCGACGACGAGGGTCGCCAATGAATGA